A region from the Methanofollis liminatans DSM 4140 genome encodes:
- a CDS encoding Ig-like domain-containing protein yields the protein MVSLGFNDNLGDPVVGPTIVNGTFSTLDEVAPAIAITTSATVSQTFAVTGTVTDVGGMGTGTPSATLTGLISGATQTVNLPLTQTSPSTWTFSTSVTWTTYEAVRIDVTATDAAGNTGSNSAFVTVSQVGFSYPEPTGFINAQPTVIKVFTQQIDPATVTMTLSGPAMIPLGVTFDGAYAQNATVPALVDGTWTVNATGTDTVGGESRSLEWTFTLDRVPPVITSFTITDTDGDGYIEAGEQLNFNWNVAGADRVEIKDNTTQTVFFTSTAAAGSDSVTVPVGNRAMVFAAFDNAGNVAYVPFHLYYNYMAWVNSTRTGTVSGIDMNLTAMRQIDLAAQGSVTFYNAREAPLPPFGTIVRSVTHVGQVTADTFVAVDNTANRTYTGAQTYNKLWTYNPSSVLDFQVQAPNINGANLLILEANESYLARMLDEGRAASNINYNDLFKKSAWFFINGGYTKIEVNPDGTFSQPVSVGAPLAVAASGKITDTLALTNNQADLNAGYRLSTQALPALTFPAGDYVLAAISVDNDRIGIIEVLPFTVMNMNEVGTVPASVTLGTSFDVSFTTPARRVAAVMVRHDTWDAQAGIDASTIGPNMISANLTYGGIPATQKLAGNIYTSPNSAKYAAAQNTTTVTVGTSGLLAGTYDVHLLAEHVNGTVQAYGYHQIVVAPTPTPTPTPRPSGGGGGGSSVSTTTSTGSADLLTSSWGGVLKPYQINSDEGTANLFLATGVTALLGDGKPVSEITIADLESDEVPAAPTGAVFSFLGYAVECSPAGATFSPAIDLTFTLTAEEWAEVMEKVGGKAENLVVKWYNPSTGEWESVPTTVDTVHHTVTASITHFSTYGLFSDSTIVTPVTTEPTTPTTTAPATTTTTPATPSDEGGFPWLWVIVIIVIIAVAAGAYIYMQRQ from the coding sequence ATGGTGAGTCTGGGTTTCAATGACAACCTGGGCGATCCGGTAGTGGGACCGACCATAGTCAACGGCACCTTCTCCACCCTAGACGAGGTCGCCCCGGCCATCGCCATCACCACATCTGCCACCGTCTCCCAGACCTTCGCCGTCACCGGCACGGTCACTGACGTCGGCGGCATGGGTACGGGTACGCCATCGGCAACGCTCACCGGCCTCATCTCAGGCGCCACCCAGACGGTCAACCTTCCGTTGACGCAGACTTCTCCCAGCACCTGGACGTTCTCGACCAGCGTGACCTGGACGACCTATGAAGCGGTGCGCATCGACGTCACGGCGACCGACGCCGCCGGCAACACCGGTTCGAACAGCGCGTTCGTCACCGTCTCGCAGGTCGGGTTCTCGTACCCCGAGCCCACCGGATTCATCAACGCGCAGCCCACCGTGATCAAGGTCTTCACCCAGCAGATCGACCCGGCCACGGTCACGATGACCCTCTCGGGCCCGGCAATGATCCCGCTCGGCGTGACCTTCGACGGCGCCTACGCACAGAACGCCACCGTCCCGGCACTCGTTGACGGCACCTGGACCGTGAATGCCACCGGCACCGACACCGTCGGCGGCGAATCCCGCTCACTTGAGTGGACCTTCACCCTCGACCGTGTCCCGCCGGTGATCACCTCGTTCACCATCACCGACACCGACGGTGACGGTTACATTGAGGCCGGCGAACAGTTGAACTTCAACTGGAACGTCGCCGGCGCTGACCGTGTCGAGATCAAGGACAACACCACGCAGACGGTCTTCTTCACCTCGACTGCCGCCGCCGGTTCGGACAGTGTTACCGTCCCGGTCGGCAACCGCGCGATGGTCTTCGCCGCATTCGATAATGCCGGCAACGTCGCCTATGTGCCTTTCCACCTCTACTACAACTACATGGCCTGGGTGAACTCCACTCGCACGGGCACGGTCTCGGGCATCGACATGAACCTCACGGCGATGCGCCAGATCGACCTCGCAGCCCAGGGCTCGGTCACCTTCTACAACGCCCGTGAGGCCCCGCTCCCGCCCTTCGGCACGATCGTCCGCTCCGTGACCCACGTTGGTCAGGTGACGGCCGACACCTTTGTGGCAGTGGACAACACCGCAAACCGGACCTACACCGGCGCTCAGACCTACAACAAACTCTGGACCTACAACCCGTCCAGTGTTCTTGACTTCCAGGTGCAGGCGCCCAACATCAACGGCGCAAACCTCCTGATCCTCGAGGCGAACGAGTCCTACCTCGCCAGGATGCTCGATGAGGGCAGGGCGGCCAGCAACATTAACTACAACGACCTCTTCAAGAAGAGCGCCTGGTTCTTCATCAACGGCGGCTACACGAAGATCGAGGTCAACCCTGACGGTACCTTCTCCCAGCCTGTCTCCGTGGGCGCCCCGCTGGCCGTCGCGGCCTCAGGCAAGATCACGGACACCCTGGCCCTGACCAACAACCAGGCCGACCTGAACGCCGGCTACCGGCTCAGCACGCAGGCGCTTCCTGCCCTTACCTTCCCGGCCGGTGACTACGTCCTCGCTGCCATCAGCGTGGATAACGACCGCATCGGCATCATCGAAGTGCTGCCCTTCACGGTCATGAACATGAACGAGGTCGGCACCGTCCCGGCATCCGTGACCCTCGGGACCTCGTTCGACGTCTCCTTTACCACCCCTGCCCGCCGTGTGGCGGCAGTCATGGTCAGGCACGACACCTGGGACGCCCAGGCTGGCATTGACGCCAGCACCATCGGCCCCAATATGATCAGTGCGAACCTGACCTACGGCGGCATCCCGGCGACACAGAAGCTCGCCGGCAACATCTACACGAGCCCGAACTCGGCTAAGTACGCCGCGGCTCAGAACACCACCACCGTCACCGTCGGGACCAGCGGCCTGCTCGCCGGTACCTACGACGTCCACCTGCTCGCCGAGCATGTGAACGGCACGGTCCAGGCCTACGGCTACCACCAGATCGTTGTGGCCCCGACCCCGACGCCAACCCCGACCCCGCGGCCCTCTGGCGGTGGCGGTGGCGGCAGCTCGGTCTCGACGACCACCTCGACCGGTTCGGCAGACCTCCTGACCTCTTCATGGGGCGGCGTGCTCAAGCCCTACCAGATCAACTCTGACGAAGGCACGGCAAACCTCTTCCTCGCCACCGGCGTGACCGCCCTTCTCGGAGACGGCAAGCCTGTCAGCGAGATCACCATCGCCGACCTGGAGAGCGACGAGGTCCCGGCCGCTCCGACCGGTGCGGTCTTCTCCTTCCTGGGCTATGCGGTCGAGTGCTCGCCTGCAGGCGCCACCTTCTCGCCGGCGATCGACCTGACCTTCACCCTGACTGCTGAGGAATGGGCTGAAGTGATGGAGAAGGTCGGCGGCAAGGCCGAGAACCTGGTCGTGAAGTGGTACAACCCGTCGACTGGCGAATGGGAGAGCGTCCCGACGACCGTCGACACCGTGCACCACACCGTGACCGCCTCGATCACGCACTTCAGCACCTACGGGCTCTTCTCCGACTCGACGATCGTGACCCCGGTCACGACAGAGCCCACGACCCCGACAACGACCGCTCCGGCCACGACGACCACGACCCCGGCCACCCCCTCTGATGAGGGCGGCTTCCCGTGGCTCTGGGTCATCGTGATCATCGTGATCATCGCTGTCGCTGCCGGTGCATACATCTACATGCAGCGGCAGTAA
- a CDS encoding PEGA domain-containing protein — protein sequence MKTRNFLMVGILLLTLVLSVSAADIVVTPQTSTLAYGDTAALTVGVQNVENLGGFDIDLRWDPSVVELETGDVQIGPLFSGHVNNSAVYTQSGRIRVAAVNATLGGVSGSADLFTARFRAIDDTGKSTAVSAVVNNYGFLNSTSGNDIPVASIDNATITTQQINRIVASVGAASQNVPDGASTFAVFTVTNRRGISTSALTVNTTITAPDGSIVNTTERSGVVLPAYAQDVQRIAWIPATAGTYTLKVNVTSDTGLPVVGTTTAERSVTARTYTLEVYDYVYGYSRAAVGDWFYLSWYVKPSESGNVQLNLTAPAGVEVWGGANVTQWMSGGYWNYVSYWMRSSRPGTLAAGSISLTASANGKTASKASTHDVLIWIPSIQVKSVDSVSADSDSTFDMTYNTLHTNNTYDNRTTITAQSGARGRTLTGLGYLVRYPYGCVEQTTSQMLASLNVKNYYLDRPDKPSDFASIRSRANESVEGGISVLVKGALRGQHDDGGWSLWGYGESEASSSSYAAYTLARVNESGEDLNRLLTGKISKNATVNPGTVNFDKLVEWFYLNPDNPSSGTWTWSAGVCHAWTPTSNTGFVMLIHDMIRQQGTISEPYATYMTKNMQNATRYFVQNQAADGSWGGSSDKAMATALGLWGLQSYGTNSDDVTQAQIDTAKANATAWLVANQNADGSWDADSSYGWYSNGRTTESTAYTVLALNATGIKADDTTIQKGVNWLINQYESGGSWGYTWATQAAIDALIHCQPISVSSGTVDVSIDGTHICTLNVDATNPKDEYTLTADQMAAMMANGTETRYPVPYSTVKEHLVDVDRTGGTGTILVSVENSQRAPVNEIDSTIRDSGTIQMFGSSAPSSDALVLSENMDLLGDAAPQAIFSSVSLTSTPSPLVANESGALTLQVISGEDVLSPLIEVPIEGFTFANGTITQNGAPVSYEVLNSSVNADATSIYIEPNHWRSGSTYTYVFDITPTNVGDLDFHLRFRPLYDETNVTLSEKSLTVTGRGDVAVQVINETGAAVSATIALGDLAPVVKSSHTFTGLLAGSYPLSVSKEGCANVSTTVSVTANDQTNVTVSMPTDLSTPRLILSQGTGSLGGVSSVPPELSAGFAENATYTATLIGNGGMMGLALEFPQRFMFHNPVVTLNGVVLNDSESRVGNEPYYEIRNGTFAYNPQSKSYTTTNATLIVYDAPDGVNEIGISLTGDAWGDADGKIDTKGRYITMNDAMYTAQCAVNLRSPATYDYPDVNGDGLINMNDAMFIAQKSVGLRDNSYQWIG from the coding sequence ATGAAAACACGAAACTTCCTGATGGTGGGGATCCTCCTCCTCACCCTCGTCTTATCGGTATCTGCGGCCGACATTGTCGTCACGCCGCAGACCTCCACCCTGGCGTACGGCGATACCGCCGCGCTGACGGTCGGTGTCCAGAACGTCGAGAACCTCGGCGGGTTCGATATCGACCTGCGCTGGGACCCTTCGGTCGTCGAACTTGAAACCGGGGACGTCCAGATCGGCCCGCTCTTCTCGGGCCACGTGAACAACAGCGCCGTCTACACCCAGAGCGGGCGCATCCGCGTCGCTGCGGTGAACGCCACCCTTGGCGGCGTTTCGGGCAGCGCCGATCTCTTTACGGCGCGCTTCAGGGCTATCGACGACACCGGGAAATCGACGGCTGTTTCGGCCGTGGTGAACAACTACGGTTTCCTGAACTCGACGAGCGGCAACGACATCCCGGTGGCCTCGATCGACAATGCCACCATCACCACCCAGCAGATCAACCGTATCGTCGCCAGCGTCGGTGCGGCGAGCCAGAACGTTCCTGACGGCGCCTCGACCTTCGCCGTCTTCACGGTGACGAACCGGCGCGGCATTTCAACCTCGGCGCTGACGGTCAACACCACCATCACCGCCCCCGACGGCTCGATCGTCAACACCACCGAGCGGAGCGGGGTTGTGCTGCCGGCGTACGCCCAGGACGTCCAGCGGATAGCGTGGATCCCGGCGACGGCAGGCACCTACACCCTCAAGGTCAACGTGACCTCGGACACCGGGCTGCCGGTCGTCGGGACCACGACGGCTGAGCGCTCGGTGACCGCACGGACCTACACCCTTGAGGTGTACGATTATGTCTACGGATACTCCCGCGCCGCGGTGGGCGACTGGTTCTACCTGAGCTGGTACGTCAAGCCGAGCGAGAGCGGAAATGTCCAGCTGAACCTCACAGCCCCGGCCGGCGTCGAGGTATGGGGCGGCGCCAACGTCACCCAGTGGATGTCTGGAGGATACTGGAACTACGTATCATACTGGATGCGGTCATCCAGGCCCGGAACGCTTGCGGCCGGTTCGATCAGCCTGACCGCCTCGGCGAACGGCAAAACGGCCTCTAAAGCATCGACTCATGACGTCCTCATCTGGATCCCCTCCATCCAGGTCAAATCGGTCGACTCGGTGAGCGCTGACAGCGACAGCACCTTCGATATGACCTACAACACCCTCCACACCAACAACACCTATGACAACCGCACTACCATCACCGCCCAGTCCGGCGCCCGGGGCCGCACCCTGACGGGCCTCGGCTACCTGGTCCGCTACCCGTACGGCTGCGTCGAGCAGACCACCTCGCAGATGCTCGCCTCCCTGAACGTGAAGAACTACTACCTCGACCGCCCTGACAAGCCGAGCGACTTCGCCTCGATCCGCAGCCGGGCGAACGAATCGGTCGAAGGCGGCATCAGCGTCCTGGTGAAAGGCGCCCTGCGCGGCCAGCACGACGACGGCGGCTGGAGCCTCTGGGGCTACGGCGAATCCGAGGCCTCATCGAGTTCGTACGCCGCCTACACCCTTGCACGGGTGAACGAGTCGGGTGAGGACTTAAACCGCCTCCTGACCGGCAAGATCAGCAAGAATGCCACGGTCAATCCGGGCACGGTGAACTTCGATAAACTCGTCGAGTGGTTCTATCTGAACCCTGACAACCCGTCGAGCGGCACCTGGACCTGGAGCGCCGGTGTCTGCCATGCATGGACCCCGACCTCGAACACCGGGTTCGTGATGCTGATCCACGACATGATCAGGCAGCAGGGCACGATCTCAGAGCCCTATGCGACCTACATGACAAAGAACATGCAGAACGCCACCCGCTACTTCGTCCAGAACCAGGCCGCAGACGGATCCTGGGGCGGCAGCAGCGACAAGGCGATGGCGACGGCACTCGGCCTCTGGGGCCTCCAGTCCTACGGGACGAACTCGGACGACGTGACCCAGGCCCAGATCGACACTGCGAAGGCGAACGCCACGGCGTGGCTCGTCGCCAACCAGAACGCCGACGGCTCCTGGGACGCCGACTCGTCCTACGGATGGTACAGCAACGGCCGTACGACTGAGAGCACCGCCTACACGGTCCTCGCCCTGAACGCCACCGGCATTAAGGCGGATGATACCACGATCCAGAAGGGCGTGAACTGGCTCATCAACCAGTATGAGTCCGGCGGCAGCTGGGGCTACACCTGGGCGACCCAGGCGGCGATCGACGCCCTGATCCACTGTCAGCCCATCAGCGTCAGCAGCGGCACGGTGGACGTCTCCATCGACGGCACCCACATCTGCACCCTGAATGTCGACGCCACCAATCCGAAGGACGAGTACACCCTCACCGCCGACCAGATGGCGGCGATGATGGCGAACGGCACCGAGACGCGTTATCCCGTCCCCTACTCAACCGTAAAGGAGCACCTGGTCGACGTGGACCGGACAGGCGGTACCGGGACGATCCTGGTCTCGGTCGAGAACTCCCAGCGCGCCCCGGTCAACGAGATCGACTCTACGATCAGGGACAGCGGCACCATCCAGATGTTCGGCAGCAGTGCCCCGTCCTCCGACGCCCTGGTCCTCTCCGAGAACATGGACCTCCTCGGCGACGCCGCACCGCAGGCGATCTTCTCGTCTGTTTCCCTGACCTCGACCCCGTCTCCGCTCGTCGCGAACGAGTCCGGCGCGCTGACCCTCCAGGTCATCTCAGGCGAGGATGTCCTCTCCCCGCTGATTGAGGTCCCGATCGAGGGCTTCACCTTCGCGAACGGCACGATCACCCAGAACGGTGCGCCGGTCTCGTACGAAGTGCTTAACAGCTCGGTCAACGCCGACGCCACCTCGATCTACATCGAGCCCAACCACTGGCGCAGTGGTTCGACCTACACCTATGTCTTCGACATCACCCCGACGAACGTGGGCGACCTCGACTTCCACCTCAGGTTCAGGCCCCTCTACGACGAGACGAACGTCACCCTCTCTGAGAAGAGCCTGACCGTTACCGGCCGCGGCGACGTGGCGGTGCAGGTCATCAATGAGACCGGCGCCGCGGTATCGGCGACGATCGCCCTCGGCGACCTGGCCCCTGTCGTCAAATCGAGCCACACCTTCACCGGCCTCCTCGCGGGCTCCTACCCGCTCTCGGTCTCGAAGGAGGGCTGCGCCAACGTCAGCACCACGGTGAGCGTGACGGCAAACGACCAGACGAACGTCACTGTCTCCATGCCGACCGATCTCTCTACCCCGCGGCTGATCCTCTCGCAGGGAACGGGCTCGCTCGGCGGCGTCTCGTCGGTGCCGCCCGAACTTTCGGCTGGCTTTGCGGAGAACGCCACCTATACGGCGACCCTGATCGGCAACGGTGGGATGATGGGCCTTGCCCTTGAGTTCCCGCAGCGGTTCATGTTCCATAACCCTGTGGTCACGCTGAACGGCGTGGTGCTCAATGATAGTGAGTCCAGGGTCGGAAACGAGCCTTATTATGAGATCAGGAACGGGACGTTTGCGTACAACCCCCAGTCCAAGTCGTACACCACCACCAACGCCACCCTGATCGTCTACGACGCCCCGGACGGCGTGAACGAGATCGGGATCTCGCTTACTGGCGATGCCTGGGGAGATGCCGATGGGAAAATAGATACTAAGGGCCGTTACATTACAATGAACGATGCCATGTACACTGCCCAATGTGCTGTGAACCTTCGCTCCCCGGCTACCTATGATTATCCAGATGTGAACGGCGACGGCCTGATCAATATGAACGATGCGATGTTCATTGCCCAGAAGTCTGTCGGCCTGAGGGACAATAGTTATCAATGGATTGGGTGA